One window from the genome of Candidatus Beckwithbacteria bacterium encodes:
- a CDS encoding transposase has translation MPSRKTPLVTQEIYHVFNRGFNKKQIFFSEKDYIRAIKTIQYYQYLTPPIKFSYLNLQTPKRQKKILQQLVQTSIDILAYCFMPNHFHFLIKQTKDKGILQSISKFSNSYSKYFNTIYEKQGPVLEGRFKAIRVTSNEQLLHLSRYIHLNPFTSSIIKDINKIQEYPYSSIKEYLSSSRYNLCSTDTILREFKTKKSYLEFIQNQADYQKQLHLIKSLSLE, from the coding sequence ATGCCCAGTAGAAAAACTCCTTTAGTCACTCAAGAAATATATCACGTCTTTAATAGGGGATTTAATAAAAAACAGATTTTCTTTTCCGAAAAAGACTACATCAGGGCCATCAAAACAATTCAATATTACCAATATTTAACTCCACCAATAAAATTTTCCTATCTCAATCTTCAAACACCAAAAAGACAAAAAAAGATATTACAACAACTTGTCCAAACATCTATTGATATCTTAGCTTATTGTTTTATGCCAAATCATTTTCATTTTCTTATCAAGCAAACTAAAGATAAAGGCATTCTTCAATCAATTAGTAAATTTTCCAACAGTTATTCAAAATACTTTAATACTATTTATGAAAAGCAGGGACCAGTTTTAGAAGGCAGATTTAAGGCTATTAGGGTTACCTCTAACGAACAATTATTACATCTCAGCCGCTATATTCATCTTAATCCCTTCACCTCATCAATTATTAAAGACATAAATAAAATTCAAGAATACCCGTATTCATCAATAAAAGAATATTTATCCTCCAGTCGATACAACCTATGCTCCACCGACACAATTTTGCGCGAGTTTAAAACAAAAAAATCTTATCTTGAATTCATTCAAAATCAAGCCGATTATCAAAAACAATTACACCTGATTAAATCTCTCTCCTTAGAGTAA
- a CDS encoding type IV pilus twitching motility protein PilT has protein sequence MEIKSLLGLVVEKKASDLHLTVGVPPYLRINGELEPVGQEVVTAEIAKALIFPLLTPEQKDTFLVNKELDFSFAFGHLGRFRINVYYQKETMAAALRLVTEKIKSIEELGLPKICHLVTELKQGFVLVTGPTGHGKSTTLAAIIDEINKTRAEHIVTIEDPIEYVYTPQKSIISQREMHGDTHSWSVALRSVLREDPNVVLVGEMRDYETIAAALTVAETGHLVLATLHTNNAAQTVDRIVDVFPESQQAQVRTQLANTLAAVISQRLLPIIGGGRAAATEVLLGSAAVKTTIREGKSHLINNIIQTSGDLGMHTLEQDLARLVNESKIDFKVALGYALNPAELERLVKR, from the coding sequence ATGGAGATAAAGTCTTTATTAGGTCTCGTGGTTGAAAAAAAAGCTTCAGACTTGCATTTGACGGTGGGGGTGCCGCCCTACCTCAGGATTAATGGTGAATTAGAGCCGGTCGGTCAAGAAGTGGTGACGGCCGAGATAGCCAAGGCATTAATTTTTCCATTGTTAACTCCGGAGCAAAAAGACACGTTTTTGGTCAATAAAGAATTAGATTTTTCTTTTGCTTTTGGACATTTAGGTAGATTCAGGATAAATGTTTATTACCAGAAAGAGACAATGGCGGCGGCATTAAGATTGGTGACTGAGAAAATAAAAAGCATCGAGGAATTAGGCTTGCCGAAAATTTGCCATTTGGTTACTGAATTAAAACAGGGATTTGTATTAGTGACCGGACCAACCGGGCATGGGAAAAGTACAACTTTGGCGGCAATTATTGATGAAATCAACAAGACCAGGGCAGAGCATATTGTGACGATTGAAGATCCGATTGAGTATGTTTATACACCGCAAAAGAGCATCATCTCCCAGCGGGAAATGCATGGTGATACTCACTCCTGGTCAGTGGCTTTGCGGTCGGTTCTAAGGGAAGACCCTAATGTGGTGTTGGTCGGAGAAATGCGGGATTACGAAACGATTGCCGCGGCCCTGACGGTGGCAGAGACCGGGCATTTGGTGCTAGCGACACTACATACTAATAATGCGGCCCAGACAGTTGACCGGATCGTGGATGTTTTTCCGGAAAGCCAGCAAGCCCAAGTGAGAACTCAGTTAGCGAATACCTTGGCGGCAGTAATCAGCCAAAGATTGCTGCCGATAATCGGCGGCGGCCGGGCAGCGGCAACAGAAGTGCTTTTAGGTTCTGCGGCAGTAAAAACAACGATCAGGGAAGGAAAATCCCATTTGATTAACAACATTATTCAGACCTCCGGAGATTTAGGAATGCATACTTTGGAACAGGATTTAGCCCGTTTAGTCAACGAGAGTAAAATCGATTTTAAAGTGGCTCTAGGCTATGCTTTAAACCCGGCAGAGTTAGAGCGTCTGGTTAAAAGATAA
- a CDS encoding GspE/PulE family protein produces MPAQDLKLLDFLLEKSLLKKSDYERIKTEVLGSAAGAEELLIKHNLVSENKITQTKAELLKVPYLDVSTVSASPEALNLLPQTVAEKYLVLPFSLDKNQKTLSVVMANPVDLQSLEFIERKTGMRLKLFLGEPSKLVKIIDEHYTQSLSTEVTEALKETTTIKSEKIALDEYSGGVIREAPIAKIVSTILEFAIKARASDVHIEPLEDKTRVRYRIDGILYEKLILPRNVHDSVISRIKILAGMKIDEKRLPQDGRFNFKAGAEEVDLRISSLPSVWGEKMVMRLLKKELKVPDLPDLGLRGMALTNLQTAIRVPHGIILITGPTGSGKTTTLYSLLSKINTPRVNILTLEDPVEYQIPGVNQVQVNPQAGLTFSSGLRSFLRQDPNIIMVGEIRDKETAELAIQASLTGHLVFSTLHTNSASGALPRLLDMEMEPFLLASSMTCIVGQRVCRQICKFCRESYTPPAAVVADIKKVLGPLLKSDDFKLYRGKKCQECNGTGYLGRIGIFEVLPVTEKIGRLILERVPSSKIEAEAKESGMIDMKQDGYLKIVEGMTTLEEVLRVAED; encoded by the coding sequence ATGCCTGCCCAAGACCTTAAATTACTGGATTTTCTTTTGGAAAAGTCATTACTTAAAAAAAGTGACTATGAGCGGATTAAGACAGAGGTTTTGGGTTCGGCGGCCGGGGCGGAAGAATTGTTAATCAAACATAATTTAGTCTCCGAGAACAAAATTACTCAGACGAAGGCGGAGTTACTTAAAGTGCCTTATTTAGATGTTTCCACTGTGAGCGCCAGTCCGGAAGCATTAAATTTACTGCCGCAGACGGTCGCGGAAAAATATTTAGTTTTACCGTTTTCCCTTGATAAAAATCAAAAGACATTATCCGTGGTAATGGCCAATCCCGTGGACTTGCAGTCTTTGGAGTTTATTGAGAGAAAAACCGGGATGAGATTAAAATTATTTTTAGGCGAGCCAAGTAAACTGGTAAAGATAATCGATGAACATTACACCCAGAGCTTGTCGACAGAAGTGACGGAGGCATTAAAAGAAACTACTACTATTAAGTCAGAAAAAATAGCTTTGGATGAGTATAGCGGCGGAGTGATACGGGAGGCACCGATTGCTAAAATTGTGTCGACAATTTTAGAGTTTGCCATTAAGGCAAGAGCTTCCGATGTGCACATTGAGCCATTGGAAGATAAAACCAGGGTGAGGTACAGAATTGACGGAATTTTATACGAGAAACTGATTTTACCCAGAAATGTTCATGACAGTGTAATTTCGAGAATTAAAATTTTGGCAGGAATGAAAATTGACGAAAAACGTTTACCTCAGGATGGTCGGTTTAATTTTAAGGCCGGTGCAGAAGAAGTGGATTTAAGAATTTCTTCTTTACCTTCGGTCTGGGGGGAAAAAATGGTGATGCGGTTACTAAAAAAGGAACTTAAAGTGCCGGATTTGCCGGATTTGGGGCTAAGAGGGATGGCGTTGACTAATTTACAAACAGCGATTCGGGTTCCCCACGGAATTATTTTGATAACCGGGCCGACCGGTTCGGGAAAAACGACCACTTTATATTCACTGCTCTCAAAAATTAACACACCCCGGGTGAATATTTTAACTTTGGAAGATCCGGTGGAATATCAAATTCCCGGGGTTAACCAAGTCCAAGTGAATCCACAGGCGGGACTGACTTTTTCTTCCGGATTGCGGTCATTTTTGCGCCAGGACCCGAACATTATTATGGTAGGCGAAATCCGGGATAAGGAAACGGCGGAGTTAGCGATTCAGGCATCTTTAACCGGCCATTTGGTTTTTTCAACCTTACACACGAATAGCGCTTCGGGAGCACTCCCTAGGCTTTTGGATATGGAAATGGAACCGTTTTTGCTGGCTTCATCCATGACTTGCATTGTTGGTCAACGGGTCTGCCGGCAGATTTGTAAGTTTTGCAGAGAAAGTTATACTCCCCCGGCTGCGGTAGTAGCGGATATTAAAAAAGTGCTGGGCCCGTTATTAAAATCAGATGACTTTAAGCTATATCGAGGAAAGAAATGTCAGGAGTGTAACGGCACCGGTTATTTGGGCAGAATCGGGATTTTTGAAGTGCTGCCGGTAACGGAAAAAATCGGCCGCTTGATTTTAGAGCGGGTGCCTTCCAGTAAAATTGAAGCAGAGGCAAAAGAAAGTGGTATGATTGATATGAAACAAGATGGTTATTTAAAAATAGTGGAGGGCATGACGACTCTAGAAGAGGTTCTCAGAGTCGCTGAAGATTAA
- a CDS encoding DNA gyrase subunit B — translation MSTYTAKDITILEGLEPVRKRPGMYIGSTDEHGLHHILTEIIDNSVDEAIPGYARNIWISLNKNGSATVMDDGRGIPIDKHKSGLSALEVSMTKLHAGGKFGSTAYQASAGLHGVGASAVNALSSFMRVIVKRDSKVVYQDYERGKTKTPITQIKEIQLIKLLPNDHFKYPNSPSYTISTFIPDSQIFKKHEGFNFITVKNLCRERAFLIAKLSFHLYNEETKEECHFYFDGGIKSLINYLNKNKKPLHPVIYFSKQVDNLEISVGVEIALQYNDTFNENIQSFANVINTGDGGTHLAGFRMALNKVVRDYAEKNNLLKDVKSNNSLISEDLKEGLAAVVFVKMPSNDIQFESQTKTKLNNAEAQSAVFAVVKEGLSAYFEEHPGDAKKILDKILLAARARLAARAAKDAVIRKGALEGSTLPGTLADCQETRPQNCELYIVEGPSAGGSAKQGRDRKFQAILPLGGKVLNTEKARLDKIIAFQELKNLIIALGMGIGETLNPEKLRYHRIIIMCDADVDGEHITTLLLTFFYRQLRPIIDHGFLYIAMPPLYKISFNKTDKYVYTDADREEFIKSLKGQKYTQQRYKGLGEMNPEQLWDTTMNPQTRILKQVNVADAQRADETFIMLMGEEVAPRKKFIQSHAKLATLDI, via the coding sequence ATGTCTACTTACACCGCTAAAGATATTACTATTCTGGAAGGCTTAGAGCCAGTCCGGAAACGCCCCGGCATGTACATCGGCTCAACCGATGAACACGGCCTCCATCATATTTTAACGGAAATTATTGACAACTCCGTTGATGAAGCCATTCCCGGTTATGCCCGCAATATTTGGATTTCTTTGAATAAAAATGGTTCGGCCACGGTTATGGATGACGGCCGGGGTATCCCGATTGACAAACACAAAAGCGGTTTGTCCGCTCTGGAAGTTTCCATGACCAAACTTCATGCCGGCGGCAAATTTGGTTCGACCGCTTACCAGGCATCCGCCGGACTGCACGGTGTCGGCGCTTCCGCCGTTAATGCTTTATCTAGTTTTATGCGGGTAATCGTCAAACGCGACAGTAAAGTTGTTTATCAGGATTACGAACGGGGTAAAACTAAAACTCCTATCACTCAAATTAAAGAAATTCAATTAATTAAACTATTGCCAAATGACCACTTTAAATACCCAAATTCCCCGTCTTATACCATTTCTACCTTTATTCCTGACTCTCAAATCTTTAAAAAGCACGAAGGCTTCAATTTTATCACGGTCAAAAATCTCTGCCGGGAACGGGCTTTCTTAATTGCCAAACTGTCTTTCCATCTCTATAACGAGGAAACTAAAGAAGAATGCCATTTTTATTTTGACGGCGGTATCAAATCACTAATCAATTATTTAAATAAAAATAAAAAGCCACTCCACCCGGTAATTTATTTTTCTAAACAAGTTGATAATCTAGAAATTTCTGTCGGTGTGGAAATTGCCCTGCAATATAACGATACTTTTAACGAAAATATTCAAAGTTTTGCCAATGTTATTAATACTGGGGACGGCGGCACTCATTTGGCCGGTTTCCGTATGGCCTTAAATAAGGTTGTTCGGGATTATGCTGAAAAAAATAATTTACTTAAAGATGTTAAAAGCAATAATAGTTTGATCAGCGAGGATCTAAAAGAGGGTCTGGCGGCAGTTGTTTTTGTCAAAATGCCTTCAAACGATATTCAATTTGAGTCCCAAACGAAAACTAAACTTAACAATGCCGAAGCCCAATCAGCCGTTTTTGCTGTTGTCAAAGAAGGTTTAAGTGCCTACTTTGAAGAACATCCCGGGGACGCTAAAAAAATTCTGGATAAAATCTTGCTGGCCGCTCGGGCCCGTTTAGCCGCCCGGGCCGCCAAAGATGCCGTTATCCGCAAAGGCGCCCTGGAAGGCTCCACCTTACCAGGAACATTGGCAGATTGCCAAGAAACTCGGCCACAAAACTGTGAACTTTATATTGTCGAAGGTCCCTCTGCCGGCGGTTCCGCCAAACAAGGCCGGGACCGTAAATTTCAGGCCATTTTGCCTTTGGGCGGCAAAGTCCTAAATACGGAAAAAGCCCGCCTGGATAAAATTATTGCCTTTCAGGAATTGAAAAATTTGATTATTGCCTTAGGTATGGGAATCGGTGAAACCCTTAATCCGGAAAAATTACGCTACCATCGGATTATTATTATGTGCGATGCCGATGTTGACGGCGAACATATCACTACCTTATTATTAACCTTTTTCTACCGCCAGTTAAGACCCATCATTGATCACGGTTTCTTATATATTGCCATGCCGCCTTTATATAAAATCTCTTTTAACAAAACTGATAAATATGTTTATACCGACGCCGATAGGGAAGAATTTATTAAATCTTTAAAGGGCCAAAAATACACCCAACAGCGTTATAAAGGCTTGGGGGAAATGAACCCGGAACAACTCTGGGACACCACCATGAATCCCCAAACACGAATTTTAAAACAAGTTAATGTTGCCGACGCTCAAAGAGCCGATGAAACTTTTATTATGCTGATGGGAGAAGAAGTCGCCCCCCGGAAAAAATTTATTCAATCTCACGCCAAATTAGCTACCTTAGATATATAA
- a CDS encoding type II secretion system protein, translated as MKKGFTLIELLVVITLIGILAVAVLSALNPIEQINKARDAGRRSDAAQIMSALDRYFASTEEFPWNNVGWSNEIAAVSGAFYGRASMNGVGICGAVATVPASGSYLLETVSASGCTNKGLLVTTEELKSQFGKRKAFRSTPLAEDKFYVIKLLNDPSISVCFVPSSKATRIKWNAVAGQLKSLAIGGTDLPTIVQPCTTQFVATGAGPGWTTNVDACYVCIPEE; from the coding sequence ATGAAGAAGGGTTTTACATTAATTGAGTTGTTGGTAGTGATTACTTTAATTGGTATTCTAGCGGTAGCAGTGTTATCAGCCTTGAACCCAATTGAGCAGATTAATAAAGCCCGGGATGCGGGTCGGCGGTCGGATGCGGCGCAAATTATGTCGGCGCTTGACCGTTATTTTGCTTCTACGGAAGAGTTTCCCTGGAATAATGTCGGTTGGAGCAATGAAATAGCCGCAGTTTCCGGTGCTTTTTACGGACGAGCGTCAATGAACGGTGTAGGTATCTGCGGGGCAGTTGCTACAGTTCCGGCCAGTGGATCCTATCTCTTAGAAACTGTGAGTGCCAGTGGCTGTACCAATAAGGGGTTACTGGTTACTACAGAAGAATTGAAAAGCCAATTTGGCAAAAGAAAAGCTTTTAGAAGCACACCGTTGGCAGAGGACAAGTTTTATGTTATAAAATTACTTAATGATCCGTCAATCAGCGTCTGCTTTGTGCCTTCCTCAAAAGCAACTCGGATTAAATGGAATGCTGTAGCCGGACAGTTGAAAAGCTTAGCAATTGGCGGTACTGACTTACCGACAATAGTCCAACCTTGCACCACACAATTTGTTGCCACTGGGGCTGGGCCTGGATGGACGACTAACGTAGATGCTTGTTATGTCTGTATTCCGGAAGAGTAA
- a CDS encoding prepilin-type N-terminal cleavage/methylation domain-containing protein: MAVVSKGFTLLELLVTISIIGILLAIGSVSFSTAQKKGRDARRQGDMVAIQKALEQCYSVDVRYPEVSFGSSLICTAGQTTMNQVPNDPKNTGTYVYTYTTNSGTTNTIYCLCAYLENTGTGNANTVGANGVCSWAGTKNYFCVSNQQ, from the coding sequence ATGGCAGTGGTATCAAAAGGTTTTACTCTTTTAGAGTTATTAGTGACAATTTCGATAATCGGCATTTTATTGGCGATTGGGTCGGTCAGTTTTTCCACGGCGCAGAAAAAAGGCAGGGATGCCCGGCGGCAAGGTGATATGGTGGCCATTCAAAAAGCGCTGGAGCAATGTTACAGCGTGGATGTGAGATATCCCGAAGTGAGTTTCGGTTCAAGTTTGATTTGCACGGCTGGTCAAACAACGATGAATCAGGTTCCGAATGATCCGAAAAACACCGGTACATATGTTTATACTTATACGACTAATTCCGGAACCACAAACACCATTTATTGTTTGTGTGCGTATTTGGAGAATACGGGAACAGGCAACGCCAATACTGTTGGAGCAAATGGGGTTTGTAGCTGGGCTGGAACCAAAAATTACTTTTGCGTGAGTAACCAACAATGA
- a CDS encoding type II secretion system F family protein, producing the protein MEKFNYLATDKDNRKVKGTVEAVNLVQAQSILRSKNLFIINLDKIELLPAWMKMLESFNKVRRTEVVHFTRQLATMVTAGLPLTNALAILKYQSGAAMGKLTDEILRDVEGGGSFYKALQKHEGVFDRIYLSLVRSGEAAGVLEKVLQRLADNLEKEGEFRAKTKSALIYPAIITIAMVVVATIMMIFVIPKLTSMYNDFGAELPMVTKVLIGISTFVAKTIWLWLVLLVVGGYSFSKWRKTASGRLIYDTYILRLPIIGPLKTKMILTEITRTLALLVESGVAIVEALEIVSGAAGNELFGRSIKTAAKDVEKGVPLAAAIGQFEHFPPLISQMLAVGEETGKIDEVMFNVSRYFETESEQAVKGLTTAIEPLMMIILGVGVGFLVIAIIMPIYNLTSQF; encoded by the coding sequence ATGGAAAAATTTAATTATTTAGCCACTGATAAAGATAACCGTAAAGTTAAAGGTACAGTTGAGGCAGTGAACTTGGTCCAGGCCCAAAGTATTTTAAGAAGCAAAAACCTGTTTATTATTAACTTAGACAAAATTGAACTTTTGCCGGCTTGGATGAAGATGCTGGAGAGTTTTAATAAGGTTAGACGGACAGAAGTAGTTCATTTTACCCGGCAGTTGGCGACGATGGTGACCGCCGGGTTGCCATTGACCAACGCTTTAGCAATCCTAAAATATCAGTCAGGCGCGGCCATGGGTAAATTAACAGACGAAATTTTGAGGGATGTGGAAGGCGGCGGATCTTTTTACAAGGCTTTGCAGAAACATGAAGGTGTTTTTGACCGGATTTATTTGTCTTTAGTCCGGTCGGGAGAGGCGGCGGGGGTTTTGGAAAAGGTCTTACAACGCTTGGCGGATAATCTGGAAAAGGAAGGGGAATTCCGGGCAAAAACCAAAAGCGCGCTGATTTATCCGGCAATTATTACCATAGCGATGGTGGTGGTGGCGACAATAATGATGATTTTTGTGATCCCTAAACTGACTTCGATGTATAACGACTTTGGGGCAGAATTACCGATGGTGACCAAGGTTTTAATTGGTATTTCAACGTTTGTGGCAAAAACTATTTGGCTTTGGCTGGTTTTATTAGTGGTGGGCGGGTATAGTTTCAGCAAATGGAGAAAAACAGCTTCCGGCAGGCTGATTTATGATACTTATATTTTACGCTTACCGATAATCGGACCGTTAAAAACCAAAATGATTTTGACGGAGATCACCAGGACTTTGGCGTTGTTGGTCGAGTCAGGAGTGGCGATTGTGGAGGCTTTGGAAATTGTTTCCGGCGCGGCGGGCAACGAACTGTTTGGCCGATCGATAAAAACCGCGGCTAAGGATGTGGAAAAAGGTGTGCCTTTGGCGGCGGCCATCGGCCAGTTTGAACATTTTCCGCCGCTGATTTCGCAAATGCTGGCTGTGGGTGAAGAAACCGGGAAAATTGACGAAGTAATGTTTAATGTTTCTCGGTATTTTGAAACCGAATCCGAGCAGGCAGTGAAGGGCTTGACAACCGCAATTGAGCCACTTATGATGATTATATTAGGTGTGGGGGTAGGGTTTTTAGTAATTGCCATTATTATGCCAATTTATAATCTAACCAGCCAATTTTAG
- a CDS encoding prepilin peptidase → MDYLILFLLGLAVGSFLNVVVYRVRHGDSALRGRSYCDYCKVKIAWYDNIPLLSFLLLKGRCRKCKRKIPIEYPLTELVIGMEFVWIYWLLTVNFRFFGSWEGFYSLALLLYWLILFSGSLAIAYFDQKYMLIPDQIVWPLIAVSIIRLFFSHQWLVLLVGLLSAGFIWLIRLVSKGKMGDGDILLALLLGLVLGWPRIVVAYFLAFLTGATVGTILILIKKKKFKDRIAFGPFLLLGMIIAKLWGGIIWQWYQKVLLF, encoded by the coding sequence ATGGATTATTTAATACTGTTTTTGCTGGGGTTGGCGGTCGGTAGTTTTTTAAATGTGGTGGTTTATCGGGTAAGGCACGGTGATTCGGCGCTGCGCGGACGATCCTACTGCGATTATTGCAAGGTCAAGATCGCCTGGTATGACAATATTCCCCTCCTCTCCTTTCTTTTATTGAAAGGCCGATGCCGGAAATGCAAAAGGAAAATTCCGATTGAATATCCCCTAACAGAATTAGTAATCGGCATGGAGTTTGTCTGGATTTATTGGCTGCTGACGGTTAATTTTAGGTTTTTTGGTTCCTGGGAAGGATTTTACAGTTTAGCCCTGCTTCTCTACTGGCTGATTTTGTTTTCCGGTTCTTTGGCAATTGCTTATTTTGATCAAAAATATATGCTGATCCCCGATCAAATTGTCTGGCCGTTAATTGCGGTGAGTATTATCAGGTTATTTTTCTCGCACCAATGGCTGGTGTTGTTAGTTGGTTTGCTGTCGGCGGGATTTATCTGGTTAATCAGATTAGTTTCCAAAGGAAAAATGGGTGACGGTGATATCCTGCTGGCTTTATTACTAGGTCTGGTTTTAGGCTGGCCCAGGATTGTCGTGGCTTACTTTTTGGCGTTCTTGACAGGAGCAACTGTGGGCACTATATTGATATTAATTAAGAAAAAGAAGTTCAAGGACAGAATAGCCTTCGGGCCATTCCTTTTATTAGGAATGATAATAGCTAAATTATGGGGAGGAATTATATGGCAGTGGTATCAAAAGGTTTTACTCTTTTAG
- a CDS encoding sodium-translocating pyrophosphatase translates to MNIQIIALLFAPATAITALIYGFILTKKILKEGVENEKLQQIALAVQNGAMAYLKKQFIVILPIVVVLTLAIYFGLGKGIAATFLMGAFFSALIGYLGMWIAVKANVRTANNALKGLNPALKTAFSAGTVNGMLVVGLGLLGVSLIYVWSYFSHTDATQVLVGYGFGAALIALFMRVGGGIFTKAADVGADLVGKVEKGIPEDDPRNPAVIADNVGDNVGDCAGMAADVFESYALTIVAAMILGGAMFGLKGVVFPLLARSGAILTSILGTFFVKAKSDREDPIKPLIRGFIVSAVAAIIIFMLLATFLLGEPKAGYAAVTGIVAMLALLYVTKYYTGPGEKPVVTTAKAAQTGAGTNLISGLALGMESTFFSVLIVAATILLGYLFLGFYGISLAGMGMLATTGIIMSLDTFGPISDNAQGMVEMAHLQGKAPKVTSNLDAVGNTTKALTKGFAVGSAAVAASSLFATYFEATKLNAINIANPKVFIGLLLGVSLPFLFSSRLIGSVGRAAFEVVEEVRRQFKTIKGIMEGKNLPDYSRAVTIVTAAAQKELIIPAAIVITFPIIVSLLGAEALGGFLGGVVVSGLTLALFMCNGGGAWDNAKKYIEDGHFGGKGSDAHKAAVVGDTVGDPLKDTSGPALNPMMKIVQIVALLIAPFVIQFIGK, encoded by the coding sequence ATGAATATCCAGATTATTGCTCTTCTGTTTGCCCCGGCCACTGCCATTACTGCCTTAATTTACGGTTTTATTTTAACTAAAAAAATCTTAAAAGAAGGGGTCGAAAACGAGAAACTTCAACAAATCGCTCTGGCCGTTCAAAATGGCGCCATGGCTTACTTAAAAAAACAATTTATAGTCATTCTACCCATTGTGGTAGTTTTAACTTTAGCGATTTATTTCGGTCTAGGGAAGGGGATTGCCGCCACTTTTTTGATGGGGGCGTTTTTTAGCGCCCTGATTGGCTATTTAGGCATGTGGATTGCCGTTAAAGCGAATGTCCGCACGGCTAACAACGCCTTAAAAGGTTTAAACCCGGCTTTAAAAACTGCTTTTTCCGCCGGGACGGTTAACGGTATGTTGGTGGTTGGTTTAGGTTTGTTGGGTGTTTCTTTAATCTACGTTTGGTCTTATTTTAGCCACACTGACGCCACTCAGGTGTTAGTGGGCTATGGCTTCGGCGCCGCCTTAATCGCTTTATTTATGCGGGTAGGCGGTGGTATTTTCACCAAAGCCGCCGATGTCGGCGCTGACCTGGTCGGTAAAGTGGAGAAGGGGATACCGGAAGACGATCCGCGTAACCCCGCCGTCATCGCTGATAATGTCGGTGATAATGTGGGTGACTGCGCCGGTATGGCCGCCGATGTTTTTGAATCTTACGCCCTAACTATTGTTGCCGCCATGATTTTAGGCGGAGCGATGTTTGGCCTAAAAGGGGTCGTTTTCCCTCTGCTAGCCCGTTCCGGCGCAATCCTAACCTCAATTTTAGGCACCTTTTTTGTCAAAGCTAAGTCCGATCGGGAAGATCCGATCAAACCCTTAATCCGTGGTTTTATTGTTTCCGCTGTGGCCGCCATCATTATTTTTATGCTTTTGGCCACCTTTCTTTTAGGCGAACCAAAGGCGGGTTACGCCGCCGTCACCGGTATTGTCGCCATGCTGGCTTTACTTTACGTCACCAAATACTATACCGGACCAGGTGAAAAACCGGTCGTTACCACTGCCAAAGCCGCTCAAACCGGCGCCGGCACAAATTTAATCAGCGGTCTGGCTTTAGGTATGGAGTCGACTTTTTTCTCGGTCTTAATTGTGGCTGCCACAATCTTGCTTGGTTATCTATTTTTAGGTTTTTACGGTATCTCTCTGGCCGGTATGGGCATGCTGGCTACCACCGGCATTATTATGTCTTTGGACACTTTTGGCCCGATTAGTGATAACGCCCAGGGTATGGTCGAAATGGCCCATTTACAGGGTAAGGCCCCAAAAGTCACCAGCAACCTGGATGCTGTCGGCAACACCACTAAAGCCTTAACCAAAGGTTTTGCTGTCGGCTCTGCCGCCGTGGCCGCTTCCTCCTTATTTGCCACTTATTTTGAAGCGACCAAACTAAATGCAATCAACATTGCCAACCCCAAAGTCTTTATCGGGCTTTTATTAGGCGTCAGTCTACCGTTCTTGTTCAGCTCCCGCTTGATCGGTTCAGTTGGCCGTGCCGCCTTTGAAGTCGTTGAAGAGGTCCGCCGGCAATTTAAGACCATCAAAGGCATCATGGAAGGGAAAAATTTACCGGATTATTCTAGGGCGGTCACCATTGTTACCGCCGCTGCTCAAAAAGAACTGATCATTCCGGCTGCCATTGTGATTACTTTTCCTATTATCGTCAGCTTGTTAGGCGCTGAAGCTTTAGGCGGTTTTTTGGGCGGCGTGGTTGTTTCCGGCTTAACCTTAGCCCTGTTTATGTGTAATGGTGGCGGCGCTTGGGACAATGCCAAAAAATACATCGAGGATGGTCACTTCGGCGGCAAAGGCAGTGATGCCCATAAAGCGGCGGTCGTCGGCGATACTGTCGGCGACCCCTTAAAAGACACCTCTGGACCGGCTCTTAATCCGATGATGAAAATTGTCCAGATTGTGGCTTTATTAATCGCGCCTTTTGTTATTCAATTCATTGGTAAATAA